Proteins found in one Litorihabitans aurantiacus genomic segment:
- a CDS encoding MFS transporter, which translates to MVAGGAGLIAVSYGIVRYGYGLQLPQLTAAFDLRAATAGAIASGSFAAYCVAAVAARAVVVRSPRAVLWGATALAAVGAVVVATAGGAPALASGVLIAGGAAGAASPALVVAVDSTVPRGRAARAQAVVNAGTGAGVAVAGLVVLALPGAWRPLWWCAAAAALLTAAVVDRGTAWPRRGTGPRGSSVGPAGHGDGRGADLVRPLLVAALAGAGSAAVWTFGRELVTQTGGLPERTSAVLWVLLGVAAVLGAASGDAVRLIGLRPSWGVTAGACAVATLALVAAPDRIAVAAVALALFGGAYTALSGVLIAWAGEVRPSDPGAATAALFTALTAGQAVGAAVTGVVVERAEVLAFAGGAVLLGIAALIGATRSRGRADIR; encoded by the coding sequence ACGGATACGGGCTGCAGCTGCCGCAGCTCACGGCCGCGTTCGATCTCCGCGCCGCGACCGCCGGGGCGATCGCCTCGGGCAGCTTCGCCGCGTACTGCGTGGCGGCCGTCGCGGCGCGCGCCGTCGTCGTCCGCTCGCCCCGGGCCGTGCTCTGGGGTGCCACCGCGCTCGCGGCCGTGGGGGCGGTCGTCGTCGCGACCGCCGGTGGTGCCCCCGCCCTCGCGAGCGGCGTCCTGATCGCCGGCGGCGCCGCCGGTGCCGCGTCACCGGCGCTGGTCGTCGCGGTCGACTCCACCGTCCCGCGCGGGCGGGCGGCTCGTGCCCAGGCCGTGGTGAACGCCGGGACGGGTGCGGGAGTCGCCGTCGCGGGCCTCGTGGTGCTGGCCCTCCCCGGTGCGTGGCGGCCGCTGTGGTGGTGCGCCGCGGCCGCGGCGCTCCTGACCGCCGCCGTCGTCGATCGGGGGACGGCGTGGCCGCGGCGCGGGACGGGGCCCCGCGGATCGAGCGTGGGGCCGGCCGGGCACGGCGACGGCCGTGGCGCCGACCTCGTGCGTCCCCTCCTCGTTGCCGCCCTCGCCGGCGCCGGCAGCGCGGCGGTGTGGACGTTCGGGCGCGAGCTCGTGACGCAGACGGGCGGCCTGCCCGAGCGGACCTCGGCGGTGCTGTGGGTGCTGCTGGGCGTGGCGGCGGTGCTGGGCGCCGCGAGCGGTGACGCGGTGCGCCTGATCGGGCTGCGCCCGAGCTGGGGCGTCACGGCGGGGGCCTGCGCGGTCGCCACGCTGGCGCTCGTCGCGGCTCCGGACCGGATCGCCGTCGCCGCCGTGGCCCTCGCGCTCTTCGGCGGCGCCTACACCGCTCTCAGCGGGGTGCTGATCGCGTGGGCCGGCGAGGTGCGGCCGTCGGACCCCGGCGCCGCGACCGCGGCGCTGTTCACCGCGCTCACCGCCGGTCAGGCCGTCGGGGCGGCGGTCACGGGAGTGGTCGTCGAGCGTGCCGAGGTGCTCGCGTTCGCCGGCGGTGCGGTGCTGCTGGGCATCGCCGCGCTGATCGGGGCGACTCGCTCCCGAGGGCGCGCCGACATCCGCTGA
- a CDS encoding CDP-alcohol phosphatidyltransferase family protein, with translation MTVPLTENRVWTVPNVISFGRLVVLLPLVVWLLLTGRMWWALAALVLLSASDWIDGFLARRLRQTSTLGQRLDPVADRIAILVVGGAMVVAGIIPWGPVAVILAVDVALAVLATLWFRGSPDLDVSRIGKWRTGALLLALPVLIVAAGTDVAWLGVLGFALMYAGAFGHVLAGIGYARGMARRRTRRPVAAA, from the coding sequence GTGACCGTTCCCCTGACCGAGAATCGCGTGTGGACCGTTCCCAACGTGATCTCGTTCGGTCGACTGGTCGTCCTGCTCCCCCTCGTCGTCTGGCTCCTGCTCACGGGACGTATGTGGTGGGCGCTCGCCGCCCTCGTGCTCCTGAGCGCGTCGGACTGGATCGACGGCTTCCTGGCGCGCCGCCTGCGGCAGACGAGCACGCTCGGACAGCGCCTGGACCCCGTGGCCGACCGCATCGCCATCCTCGTCGTGGGCGGGGCGATGGTGGTCGCAGGGATCATCCCGTGGGGACCGGTCGCGGTGATCCTCGCGGTCGACGTCGCGCTCGCCGTGCTGGCCACCCTCTGGTTCCGCGGCTCCCCGGACCTCGACGTCAGTCGCATCGGGAAGTGGCGCACCGGCGCGCTGCTCCTGGCCCTCCCCGTCCTCATCGTCGCCGCCGGCACGGACGTCGCCTGGCTGGGCGTGCTGGGCTTCGCGCTCATGTACGCCGGGGCGTTCGGTCACGTGCTGGCCGGGATCGGTTACGCGCGCGGGATGGCCCGCCGTCGTACCCGGCGCCCGGTCGCCGCGGCCTGA
- a CDS encoding GDSL-type esterase/lipase family protein: MGGRGGPDSDLGLPTNDSSPASDGAGSWQRFENGTLFSSPDAGTHPVGTGFLPAYQARGTEGGALGYPTGSETAVTGGSAQTFQGGDLYWSSDHRTVAAMTPGDIRARWSELGGPDSPLGLPTGEKVAQGRGSYQLFDGGVITWFPGIGAKVVDHESFTSWQRDPSLSGWPVSDGWSSPRGHHVQWQLRTTITRDGRTSSDEEIGSGTAVLLCDSQCAGDRSWPETGARAAGFDRLVERSWGGIGYAVGGELGTSMTDALASGRVLLPEGDPGVVVVTLGGNDAGGGRSDQQIIEQVRALVGTVRSHYPDSPIVVNGVMSRSGPEHDRRRQVDRLVTQEAASLGVGTISVAGWGDDVADSYADGVHLSQQGHDAVGARYGQALRSALR, encoded by the coding sequence CTGGGAGGCCGCGGGGGGCCCGACTCCGACCTCGGACTGCCGACCAACGACTCCTCCCCCGCCTCCGACGGCGCCGGCTCGTGGCAGCGGTTCGAGAACGGCACCCTGTTCTCCTCCCCCGACGCCGGCACCCACCCGGTGGGCACGGGGTTCCTGCCCGCCTACCAGGCACGCGGAACCGAGGGCGGCGCCCTGGGCTACCCGACCGGGAGCGAGACCGCCGTCACCGGCGGCAGCGCCCAGACCTTCCAGGGCGGCGACCTCTACTGGTCCTCCGACCACCGCACCGTGGCGGCGATGACCCCCGGTGACATCCGCGCCCGCTGGAGCGAGCTCGGCGGTCCGGACTCGCCGCTCGGCCTGCCCACCGGCGAGAAGGTCGCGCAGGGACGAGGGTCCTACCAGCTGTTCGACGGCGGCGTGATCACCTGGTTCCCCGGGATCGGGGCGAAGGTCGTCGACCACGAGAGCTTCACGAGCTGGCAGCGCGACCCGTCGCTCTCGGGCTGGCCCGTGTCGGACGGCTGGAGCTCGCCGCGCGGTCACCACGTCCAGTGGCAGCTGCGCACGACGATCACCCGGGACGGTCGGACCTCCTCGGACGAGGAGATCGGCTCCGGGACGGCGGTCCTCCTGTGCGACTCGCAGTGCGCGGGCGACCGGTCCTGGCCGGAGACCGGGGCCCGCGCGGCCGGGTTCGACCGCCTCGTCGAGCGCAGCTGGGGTGGGATCGGCTACGCGGTGGGTGGTGAGCTCGGGACGTCGATGACCGACGCGCTCGCGTCGGGACGGGTCCTCCTGCCCGAGGGTGACCCGGGCGTCGTCGTCGTGACCCTGGGCGGGAACGACGCCGGCGGAGGCAGGTCCGACCAGCAGATCATCGAGCAGGTGCGCGCGCTCGTCGGTACGGTGCGGTCGCACTACCCGGACTCCCCGATCGTCGTCAACGGGGTGATGAGCCGGAGCGGCCCGGAGCACGACCGGCGCAGGCAGGTCGACCGCCTGGTGACCCAGGAGGCCGCGAGCCTGGGGGTCGGGACGATCTCGGTGGCCGGGTGGGGCGACGACGTCGCCGACTCCTACGCCGACGGCGTGCACCTGTCGCAGCAGGGTCACGACGCCGTCGGCGCCAGGTACGGCCAGGCCCTGCGCAGCGCGCTGCGCTGA